The proteins below are encoded in one region of Paenibacillus albus:
- a CDS encoding histidine kinase, producing MAGYRRKTPEELLLSISKIHRGRLKVYIGAVSGSGKTYHMLREGQSLKQQGIEVAVCAVSTMRRPETVEQLADLERIPSIHWYKGVEEKKDLNLDVILERNPEVLLVDGLAHDNRPDAKFKTRLEDITFLLSHGISVITTVNVYELNGVTEVAQKLTGIEAECTVSAEALELADEVRLIDVSPETILNRLNDGLCNIKDPGVLKRGNLGKLRELSLRLMAEGVNESLEKYREEQGFIGPSGAAERILVAAQYHWNGSIYIRRGQQIAKRLGGDLQVVVFNDSSQEPTKEREAFKRSILKLTEKVDAGFREISVGNRRQVPPALIKYAMLINATRIVMGHSKQTRAQEFRQGSIAASVLKQVRNIDLFFMADRAEHEGERVLPAKRSVPQQVSQSEPYRRLSAQEVEKKIERIRRGTFKVYIGAAPGAGKSYMMLREGNDLLRKEIDVVIGLMEAHDRTETLQQAGKLEIVPRKVIDAEKGITEMDVEAIIARNPEVVLIDELPHTNAPGSRNAKRYEDVEQILEAGISVIATFNVQHLESLKDSVEQITGTTIAETVPDSILRLADEVELIDVTPITLQQRMRDGLIYKKDDVEQAMTGLFKTGNLIALRELALREIADDVDERLESWERNGSLRGPWRRQESIFIAVTIGETAERLIRRGFRIAHRLKAAWHVHYVQASDERGPAIDKRIEVLQELTARLGGTFEVEQAASKNAIPHALLAKANELKSTQIVLGQSRRSIWSKLMHRPVVETVLREGRHMDVLVVADFNPNIALGEE from the coding sequence ATGGCTGGTTACCGCCGTAAAACCCCTGAAGAATTGCTATTATCCATCTCCAAAATTCATCGCGGACGTCTTAAAGTGTATATTGGTGCTGTTAGCGGTTCTGGTAAAACCTATCACATGCTGCGCGAGGGACAATCGCTGAAGCAGCAGGGGATTGAGGTTGCCGTCTGCGCGGTATCGACGATGCGCCGTCCGGAAACGGTCGAGCAGCTCGCAGATTTGGAGCGGATTCCGAGCATTCATTGGTATAAAGGCGTTGAAGAAAAGAAGGATCTTAACCTTGACGTAATTCTGGAACGCAATCCGGAAGTGCTGCTCGTTGACGGGCTGGCGCATGATAATCGGCCGGATGCGAAGTTCAAGACGCGTCTTGAAGATATTACTTTTTTACTCAGCCATGGCATCAGCGTCATTACAACTGTCAATGTATACGAACTGAACGGCGTTACTGAGGTTGCTCAGAAGCTGACAGGCATTGAAGCGGAATGTACCGTCTCAGCCGAAGCACTTGAGCTTGCCGACGAGGTACGCCTCATTGACGTGTCGCCAGAAACGATTTTGAACCGCCTGAATGATGGGCTATGCAATATTAAAGACCCCGGCGTGCTTAAGCGCGGTAACCTCGGGAAGCTTCGGGAGCTGTCACTGCGGCTGATGGCGGAAGGCGTAAACGAATCGCTGGAGAAATACCGCGAGGAGCAGGGCTTCATCGGTCCATCCGGCGCGGCAGAGCGTATTCTTGTCGCTGCGCAGTATCATTGGAACGGCTCGATCTACATCCGCCGCGGCCAGCAAATTGCAAAGCGTCTTGGCGGGGACCTGCAGGTCGTCGTCTTCAACGATTCGAGTCAGGAGCCTACGAAGGAACGCGAAGCGTTCAAGCGGTCCATCCTAAAGCTGACGGAGAAGGTAGACGCGGGCTTCCGCGAAATATCGGTAGGCAATCGCAGGCAGGTTCCGCCTGCGCTCATTAAATATGCAATGCTCATTAATGCGACTCGTATCGTTATGGGACATTCGAAGCAGACGAGGGCGCAGGAATTCCGTCAGGGCTCCATCGCAGCTTCCGTACTGAAGCAAGTGCGGAACATCGACCTGTTCTTTATGGCGGACCGCGCGGAGCACGAAGGCGAGCGGGTATTGCCGGCGAAGCGTTCGGTGCCGCAGCAAGTTTCGCAATCGGAGCCGTACCGCAGACTAAGCGCGCAAGAGGTCGAGAAGAAGATTGAGCGCATTCGCCGCGGTACATTCAAGGTGTACATTGGCGCGGCGCCAGGCGCGGGCAAGTCGTATATGATGCTGCGCGAAGGCAACGATCTGCTGCGCAAAGAGATCGACGTCGTCATCGGCCTCATGGAAGCGCATGACCGCACAGAGACGCTGCAGCAAGCAGGCAAGCTCGAGATCGTGCCGCGCAAAGTGATTGATGCCGAGAAGGGCATTACGGAGATGGATGTCGAGGCTATTATTGCCCGCAATCCGGAAGTTGTGCTGATCGACGAGCTGCCGCATACGAATGCTCCTGGCAGCCGCAATGCGAAGCGTTATGAAGATGTGGAGCAAATTCTCGAAGCGGGCATTTCCGTTATCGCAACGTTTAATGTACAGCATCTCGAGAGCTTGAAGGATTCGGTTGAGCAAATTACCGGAACGACAATCGCCGAGACTGTACCTGACAGCATTCTGCGGCTGGCCGATGAGGTCGAGCTGATCGACGTTACGCCGATTACGCTGCAGCAGCGGATGCGGGATGGCCTTATTTATAAGAAGGATGACGTGGAGCAAGCGATGACTGGCCTGTTCAAGACAGGTAATCTGATTGCACTGCGTGAGCTTGCGCTGCGTGAAATTGCCGATGACGTCGATGAGAGACTGGAATCGTGGGAGCGTAACGGTTCGCTTCGGGGACCTTGGCGCCGCCAGGAATCGATCTTCATTGCGGTGACAATTGGAGAAACGGCAGAGCGGCTGATCCGCCGCGGCTTCCGGATTGCACATCGCCTGAAAGCGGCATGGCATGTCCATTACGTGCAGGCGAGTGACGAGCGCGGTCCTGCGATTGATAAGCGGATCGAGGTGCTGCAGGAGCTGACAGCAAGACTCGGCGGTACGTTCGAGGTGGAGCAAGCGGCTTCCAAGAACGCCATACCTCATGCGCTGCTGGCAAAAGCAAACGAGCTGAAGAGCACCCAGATCGTCCTTGGCCAATCGAGAAGAAGCATCTGGAGCAAGCTGATGCACCGACCTGTTGTAGAGACTGTACTGCGTGAAGGGCGTCATATGGATGTCCTCGTCGTAGCTGACTTTAACCCGAATATCGCGCTTGGTGAAGAATAG
- a CDS encoding amino acid ABC transporter ATP-binding protein, with product MIEIKGLSKAFGSNVVLKNIDVTVSSQEVVVVIGPSGSGKSTFLRCINLLETPTGGEIIIQGQSLMDKKTSITGVRADVGMVFQQFNLFPHLTVLDNIMLAPIQIRKLPAAKAREKALELLKKVGLSEKASMYPPSLSGGQQQRVAIARALAMEPKIMLFDEPTSALDPEMVGEVLAVMKQLAKEGMTMVVVTHEMGFAREVGDRVIFMESGYIVEQGAPAQIFENPQQERTKSFLSKVL from the coding sequence ATTATTGAAATTAAAGGCTTGTCCAAAGCGTTTGGCAGCAATGTTGTACTAAAAAATATCGACGTGACCGTTAGCAGCCAGGAGGTTGTCGTCGTCATCGGTCCGTCCGGATCGGGTAAATCGACGTTCTTGCGCTGCATTAACTTGCTCGAAACGCCGACAGGCGGAGAGATCATTATCCAGGGCCAGTCGCTGATGGATAAGAAGACGAGCATTACGGGCGTCCGTGCCGACGTCGGGATGGTGTTCCAGCAGTTCAATCTGTTCCCTCACTTGACCGTGCTCGACAACATCATGCTGGCGCCGATTCAAATCCGCAAGCTGCCAGCAGCGAAGGCACGCGAGAAAGCGTTGGAGCTCCTAAAGAAGGTCGGTCTATCCGAAAAAGCAAGCATGTATCCGCCGTCTCTCTCCGGCGGACAGCAGCAGCGTGTCGCGATTGCTCGCGCCCTTGCGATGGAGCCGAAGATTATGCTGTTCGACGAACCGACATCGGCGCTTGACCCGGAGATGGTCGGCGAAGTGCTCGCGGTTATGAAGCAGCTGGCGAAGGAAGGCATGACGATGGTTGTCGTCACGCACGAAATGGGCTTTGCCCGCGAGGTTGGCGACCGCGTGATCTTCATGGAGTCGGGCTATATCGTAGAGCAAGGCGCGCCGGCGCAAATTTTCGAGAATCCGCAGCAGGAACGCACGAAGTCGTTCTTGTCGAAGGTGTTGTAA
- a CDS encoding DUF445 domain-containing protein has product MANESKKNKQIANISLGIMAAGFAATIPFKDGALGLLHVGFEAGVIGGLADWFAVTALFRHPLGIPIPHTALLPRNRKKMSDGIVRVLEDRLLAKESMIEKLNQLDLAAQLLPPIRHALHSAVHSERLPQLLESALRSIPADKVVPLLSGEIRSAAARIDLEALLRSFLHRAAENGTDERLLDLLLERVEVWAGTEGMRRELGNSAMQLVKGLNLGGLMQFAVNAFIGYLDEDRLGTMLQTFILNKIHELKVPDTQRRIAIMQHLHSGLEALITRLAETGQLDQLRDELLNAFDLEGELTRLFESLREKGVAFVHDESFAERVWPLLSQLADRFEANHELVADAESWLKGQIVQLIERNHTRIGSFVQENLDRLDNDQLVELIEDKVGQDLQWIRVNGAVCGFLIGLVLKSIELAVGVF; this is encoded by the coding sequence ATGGCCAACGAATCCAAGAAAAATAAACAAATTGCCAATATATCACTCGGCATCATGGCAGCCGGCTTCGCAGCGACGATTCCGTTCAAGGACGGCGCGCTCGGGCTGCTTCATGTCGGCTTCGAAGCGGGCGTCATCGGCGGCTTGGCGGACTGGTTCGCCGTAACGGCGCTGTTCCGCCATCCGCTTGGCATTCCGATTCCGCATACGGCGCTGCTGCCGCGCAACCGGAAGAAGATGTCGGACGGCATCGTCCGCGTCCTTGAAGATCGGCTGCTCGCCAAAGAGAGCATGATCGAGAAGCTGAATCAGCTCGATCTCGCCGCACAGCTGCTCCCGCCGATCCGCCATGCGCTGCACTCGGCGGTGCACAGCGAGCGGCTGCCGCAGCTGCTCGAGAGCGCTCTTCGCAGCATTCCGGCAGACAAGGTCGTGCCGCTGCTGTCGGGCGAGATCCGCTCTGCCGCAGCGCGCATCGACCTTGAAGCGCTGCTGCGCAGCTTCCTGCACCGTGCCGCCGAGAACGGCACCGACGAGCGGCTGCTCGATCTGCTGCTCGAACGCGTCGAAGTGTGGGCCGGCACGGAAGGGATGCGCCGCGAGCTGGGCAATTCCGCGATGCAGCTTGTGAAAGGGCTGAACCTCGGCGGCCTCATGCAGTTTGCCGTCAACGCCTTTATCGGCTATCTGGATGAAGATCGGCTCGGCACGATGCTGCAGACGTTCATCCTGAACAAGATCCACGAGCTGAAGGTGCCGGATACGCAGCGGCGTATCGCGATTATGCAGCACCTGCACAGCGGTCTTGAGGCGCTTATCACGCGCTTGGCCGAGACCGGTCAGCTGGATCAGCTTCGCGATGAGCTGCTGAATGCTTTTGACCTGGAAGGTGAGCTTACTCGTCTCTTCGAATCGCTTCGCGAGAAAGGCGTTGCGTTCGTGCACGACGAGTCGTTCGCAGAACGCGTATGGCCGCTGCTCTCCCAGCTGGCGGACCGTTTCGAAGCGAACCATGAGCTTGTAGCAGATGCCGAGAGCTGGCTCAAGGGCCAGATCGTGCAGCTTATTGAACGCAACCACACAAGGATCGGGTCTTTCGTGCAGGAAAACCTCGATCGGCTCGACAACGACCAGCTTGTGGAGTTAATTGAAGATAAAGTCGGCCAGGATTTGCAATGGATTCGTGTGAATGGCGCGGTTTGCGGCTTCCTGATCGGACTTGTGCTGAAGTCGATTGAGCTGGCGGTCGGCGTATTTTGA
- a CDS encoding amino acid ABC transporter permease, which yields MDFKFDIIWDYAPLFWKGTLYTILISISGVALGSILGLFVGFGKMSRRWYLRWPMQSYINFFRGTPLLVQIYIVHFGLMPLLLGKTNSIAAAITALTLNAAAYTAEIYRAGIQSIDKGQAEAAHSLGMTHFQTMRFIILPQAIRRMIPAFGNEFIVLVKDSSLTALITAPEIMYWAGVMKGQYIRIWEPYLTAAFIYFILTYSLSKLLNWIERKANRQ from the coding sequence ATGGATTTTAAGTTTGATATTATTTGGGATTATGCGCCTCTCTTCTGGAAAGGGACGCTGTACACAATCCTTATCTCCATTTCAGGCGTCGCGCTAGGCTCGATATTGGGTCTGTTCGTCGGCTTTGGCAAAATGTCGCGCCGCTGGTATCTGCGCTGGCCGATGCAGTCTTACATTAACTTCTTCCGCGGAACACCGCTGCTTGTGCAAATCTACATCGTGCACTTCGGCCTGATGCCGCTGCTGCTTGGGAAGACGAATTCGATCGCTGCGGCGATTACCGCTCTGACCTTGAATGCGGCAGCCTACACGGCTGAGATTTACCGCGCCGGCATTCAGTCGATTGATAAAGGTCAGGCAGAAGCGGCTCACTCGCTAGGGATGACGCACTTCCAAACGATGCGCTTTATCATCCTGCCGCAAGCCATTAGACGGATGATTCCGGCATTCGGCAACGAATTTATCGTGCTTGTGAAGGACTCTTCCTTGACCGCGCTTATTACAGCACCAGAGATCATGTACTGGGCCGGCGTTATGAAAGGCCAGTATATTCGGATTTGGGAGCCGTATTTGACGGCAGCTTTCATTTATTTCATCCTTACTTATTCCTTAAGCAAGCTGCTTAATTGGATAGAAAGGAAGGCTAATCGCCAATGA
- a CDS encoding basic amino acid ABC transporter substrate-binding protein: MKKWLASAIITLMAVVIVTGCGAKNNDNTGSEASGNNSSNAGDTKTYKFATDASYAPMEFMDKDELKGFDIEFLDAVMKQAGLKYEVANTGWDAMLESVKQGTEYQGGVSSVSITDDRKQTYDYSMPYFESRNVIMVKEGSEIKSATDLKGKKVAVQTGTTADILMTKIMGNGNTDLKKFDSNAVALMELDQGGADAVVADIAIVKYYIQTNPNKKYVSIEDTTNFAPEYYGLLFPKGSDLAAKVDPAIKAIIDNGTYTELYKKWFGEEPNTDHLLNAK, encoded by the coding sequence ATGAAGAAGTGGTTGGCGTCAGCTATCATTACATTAATGGCTGTTGTAATCGTAACAGGCTGCGGTGCGAAGAATAATGACAACACAGGCAGTGAAGCAAGCGGCAATAACAGCAGTAACGCAGGCGATACTAAAACATACAAGTTTGCGACAGATGCAAGCTATGCACCGATGGAATTTATGGACAAGGACGAACTGAAAGGCTTCGACATCGAGTTTTTGGACGCGGTTATGAAGCAAGCTGGTCTGAAGTACGAAGTTGCAAACACAGGCTGGGATGCAATGCTTGAGAGCGTAAAGCAAGGTACAGAATACCAAGGCGGCGTATCTAGCGTATCCATTACAGACGATCGTAAACAAACGTACGACTATTCTATGCCGTATTTTGAGTCGCGCAACGTGATCATGGTTAAAGAAGGCAGCGAAATCAAGAGCGCAACAGACTTGAAGGGCAAGAAAGTTGCCGTTCAAACGGGCACGACAGCTGATATTCTCATGACGAAGATTATGGGCAATGGCAACACAGATTTGAAGAAGTTCGACAGCAACGCTGTAGCTTTGATGGAGCTTGATCAAGGCGGCGCGGACGCAGTTGTTGCGGATATCGCAATCGTTAAGTATTACATTCAGACGAACCCGAACAAAAAGTATGTCAGCATTGAAGATACAACGAACTTCGCTCCTGAGTACTATGGTCTTCTATTCCCGAAAGGCAGCGATCTAGCGGCGAAAGTTGACCCTGCTATTAAAGCCATCATTGATAACGGAACGTATACAGAGCTTTATAAGAAATGGTTCGGCGAAGAGCCGAATACAGATCACTTGTTGAACGCGAAGTAA
- a CDS encoding aminopeptidase, whose amino-acid sequence MATFEEKLERYAALAVQVGVNVQPGQTLVISTSLASAPFVRLVVKKAYEIGAKNVHVEWNDDAVTRTKYELAPDETFTEYPMWRAKGWEDMAADNAAFLSIIAPNPDLLKGIKPERIANANKAAGMALKTWRSYTMSDKVSWSIVAVPSPEWSEKVFPDVAPEKREDTMWDAIFAATRMNEEDPVAAWKQHIEVLDTKASHLNEKKFRKLRYTGPGTDLTIELAPGHIWISAGSENAKGDIFVANMPTEEVFTAPLKGGVNGTVASTKPLSYGGNLIKDFSLTFKDGKVIDVQAEEGLEVLKNLVDTDEGAAHLGEVALVPHRSPISDTNLIFYNTLFDENASCHLAIGKAYAFCIEGGKAMNEEEQMAAGLNNSLVHVDFMIGSAELNIDGEREDGTYEPVFRDGNWAF is encoded by the coding sequence CGCCTTGTCGTGAAGAAAGCTTACGAGATCGGCGCGAAGAACGTACACGTAGAGTGGAACGACGATGCAGTCACTCGCACGAAGTATGAGCTTGCACCCGATGAGACTTTTACAGAATATCCAATGTGGCGCGCTAAAGGCTGGGAAGACATGGCTGCTGACAATGCGGCATTCCTCAGCATCATTGCCCCTAACCCGGATTTGCTTAAAGGCATTAAGCCGGAGCGTATCGCGAATGCGAACAAGGCAGCCGGCATGGCGCTAAAAACGTGGAGAAGCTACACGATGTCCGACAAAGTAAGCTGGTCGATCGTTGCCGTTCCTTCACCGGAGTGGAGCGAGAAAGTATTCCCGGATGTCGCGCCGGAGAAGCGTGAGGACACGATGTGGGATGCGATCTTCGCGGCTACTCGCATGAACGAAGAGGACCCAGTTGCTGCATGGAAGCAGCATATCGAGGTACTGGATACGAAGGCTTCGCATCTGAACGAGAAGAAATTCCGCAAGCTTCGCTATACAGGTCCAGGCACAGATCTTACGATCGAGCTGGCGCCGGGCCATATCTGGATCAGCGCAGGCAGCGAGAATGCGAAAGGCGATATCTTCGTGGCGAATATGCCGACAGAAGAAGTGTTCACAGCTCCGCTTAAAGGCGGCGTGAACGGTACAGTCGCAAGCACGAAGCCGCTCAGCTACGGCGGTAACCTGATTAAGGACTTCTCCCTCACGTTCAAAGACGGTAAAGTCATTGATGTTCAAGCGGAGGAAGGACTTGAAGTGCTGAAAAACCTCGTCGATACGGACGAAGGCGCAGCACACTTGGGCGAGGTGGCGCTCGTGCCGCACCGTTCCCCAATCTCGGATACGAACCTCATCTTCTACAACACGCTGTTCGACGAGAACGCTTCGTGTCACCTTGCAATCGGCAAAGCATATGCGTTCTGCATCGAAGGCGGCAAAGCGATGAACGAAGAAGAGCAAATGGCGGCTGGTCTCAACAACAGCCTTGTGCACGTAGACTTCATGATCGGCTCCGCTGAGCTGAACATTGATGGCGAACGCGAAGACGGTACATACGAGCCTGTGTTCCGCGACGGCAACTGGGCGTTCTAA